In the genome of Burkholderia sp. PAMC 26561, one region contains:
- a CDS encoding SDR family NAD(P)-dependent oxidoreductase, whose amino-acid sequence MGAAIARAYAEAGARLVLADINETSLVKQAEACRSFGVQVETVVADVGEENGANTIVDHCIAAYGGIDVLVNNAGMLTQARCTELTTSMWDEMLRVDLRSVFLCSRRALPDMSAQRWGRIINIASQLGIKGGAELTHYAAAKAGVIGFTKSLALEAAPGNVLVNAIAPGPIETPLVDGISDAWKSAKATELPLRRFGRAEEVAPTAVLLASDPGGNLFVGQTLGPNSGDVMP is encoded by the coding sequence ATCGGGGCGGCCATTGCACGCGCTTACGCGGAAGCGGGAGCCCGTCTAGTACTCGCAGATATCAACGAGACCTCCTTGGTAAAGCAGGCAGAGGCATGCCGCAGCTTCGGCGTTCAGGTAGAAACGGTCGTCGCAGACGTGGGTGAGGAAAATGGTGCAAATACGATTGTTGACCACTGTATCGCCGCATATGGCGGAATCGACGTGCTTGTGAACAATGCAGGGATGCTTACTCAGGCGCGCTGCACTGAACTCACGACGTCCATGTGGGACGAGATGCTGCGCGTCGATTTAAGGAGCGTTTTTTTGTGTTCCAGACGCGCACTACCGGATATGAGCGCCCAGCGTTGGGGACGAATCATAAATATCGCGTCGCAACTTGGCATTAAAGGGGGCGCGGAACTCACTCACTACGCCGCTGCGAAGGCCGGCGTGATCGGCTTTACCAAGTCACTCGCGCTGGAGGCGGCGCCCGGTAACGTACTTGTCAACGCGATTGCACCTGGACCGATCGAGACGCCTCTTGTCGATGGTATCAGCGACGCTTGGAAATCTGCAAAGGCAACTGAACTACCGCTGCGTCGCTTCGGACGTGCCGAGGAAGTCGCTCCCACTGCGGTGTTGCTCGCTTCGGATCCTGGCGGTAATCTGTTTGTCGGCCAGACGCTGGGGCCAAATTCTGGTGATGTAATGCCGTGA
- a CDS encoding SDR family NAD(P)-dependent oxidoreductase — MKVALVTGAASGIGQALAKSYAEIGVAVVGGFFPGDPHDPQLTVKSVEEIGGRCVMYPVDVTSAEQVEAFANTAVERFGRIDYAVANAGLLRSSPLTEMSDEQWHQMLDVDLSGVMRTFRAASRHMTDGGAMVAISSIAGGVYGWENHTHYSAAKSGVPGLCRAVAMELAPRAIRCNAVIPGLIEPPQSLDSVNSLGPEGLREVAKAIPLRRVGRPQEIAALIRFLTSDEASYITGQSIIADGGLTVRWPT, encoded by the coding sequence ATGAAAGTTGCATTGGTGACGGGAGCCGCCAGTGGCATTGGACAAGCCTTGGCAAAATCCTATGCTGAAATTGGCGTAGCTGTCGTTGGCGGCTTCTTCCCGGGTGACCCACACGACCCACAGCTGACTGTTAAATCAGTTGAGGAAATCGGAGGTCGCTGCGTAATGTATCCTGTCGATGTCACTTCAGCCGAACAAGTCGAAGCCTTTGCCAACACGGCGGTTGAGCGCTTTGGACGGATTGACTACGCGGTCGCGAATGCGGGTTTGTTGCGGTCGTCCCCGCTTACAGAAATGAGCGACGAGCAGTGGCATCAAATGCTGGATGTCGACCTGTCTGGAGTGATGCGAACATTCCGCGCTGCTTCACGCCATATGACCGATGGAGGCGCAATGGTTGCCATCTCATCCATTGCGGGCGGGGTCTACGGTTGGGAGAATCACACGCACTATTCCGCGGCCAAGTCTGGCGTGCCAGGCTTGTGCCGCGCTGTAGCGATGGAACTTGCGCCGCGTGCCATTCGCTGCAACGCAGTGATTCCCGGTCTAATTGAACCCCCCCAATCGCTCGATTCCGTTAATTCTTTAGGACCGGAGGGCTTGCGTGAAGTGGCAAAAGCGATCCCGCTTCGACGAGTGGGCAGGCCACAGGAAATCGCAGCACTGATTCGTTTCCTGACCAGCGACGAAGCTTCGTACATTACTGGGCAATCGATCATCGCCGATGGCGGGTTAACCGTGCGGTGGCCAACCTGA
- a CDS encoding polysaccharide deacetylase family protein, whose translation MRGLVEQATAPLRVVKKEILVAFGVDVDAVAGWLGSYGGDDSPDDISRGMFAGEVGSMRILKLFERERIKSTWFIPGHSIETFPEQMKAVADAGHEIGIHGYSHENPIAMTPEQEEAVLDRSIELVTKLAGRRPTGYVAPWWEFSNVTNELLIKKGIKYDHSLMHNDFHPYYVRVGDSWTKIKYSKHPDVWMKPLVRGQETDLVEVPANWYLDDLPPMMFIKKAPNSHGFVNPRDVEQMWRDQFDWVYREHEYAVFPITIHPDVSGRPQVLLMLERLIAHFRSHDGVRFCTCDEIADDFLRRYPRKF comes from the coding sequence ATGCGCGGACTAGTGGAACAGGCTACAGCGCCGTTGAGAGTAGTTAAAAAAGAAATCTTGGTCGCGTTCGGTGTTGACGTCGATGCCGTTGCCGGTTGGCTCGGTTCATACGGAGGCGACGACTCTCCTGACGATATATCGCGCGGCATGTTCGCCGGCGAAGTCGGCTCAATGCGTATTCTCAAATTGTTTGAGCGCGAAAGAATTAAGTCGACGTGGTTCATTCCGGGGCATTCGATCGAGACGTTTCCCGAGCAAATGAAAGCAGTAGCAGATGCAGGTCATGAGATCGGCATTCACGGTTACAGCCATGAAAATCCTATCGCTATGACACCCGAACAGGAAGAAGCTGTGCTTGATCGTAGCATCGAGCTCGTGACGAAACTCGCTGGGCGCAGACCCACGGGATACGTTGCGCCGTGGTGGGAATTTAGCAATGTCACCAATGAGCTGCTCATCAAAAAAGGTATCAAATACGATCATAGCCTGATGCATAACGACTTCCATCCCTATTACGTTAGAGTCGGCGATTCGTGGACAAAGATCAAATATAGCAAGCACCCCGACGTGTGGATGAAGCCGCTTGTACGCGGTCAGGAAACTGATCTTGTCGAGGTTCCGGCCAACTGGTATCTCGACGATCTGCCGCCGATGATGTTCATCAAGAAGGCGCCGAATAGCCATGGGTTCGTTAATCCGCGAGACGTCGAGCAGATGTGGCGTGACCAATTCGATTGGGTCTACAGAGAGCACGAATACGCAGTTTTCCCGATCACCATTCACCCTGACGTTTCCGGACGCCCGCAGGTATTGCTCATGCTCGAAAGGCTCATCGCGCATTTCCGAAGCCATGATGGCGTCCGTTTCTGCACTTGCGATGAAATCGCTGACGATTTTTTGCGGCGGTATCCTCGCAAATTTTAA
- a CDS encoding maleate cis-trans isomerase family protein gives MTKNRTLLGMLTPSSNTWLEPLTSAMLASLPDVTAHFARFPVSEISLSDHSLGQFDESAITHAAQMLADARVDVIAWNGTSAGWLGFETDERLCRRITEITGIPATTSVLALNEILRKTNVRELGLVTPYVDGVQKKIVDNYHRTGVTFVNDRHLNLQVNFSFAEVPIDTIRTMVREVATSRPGAISIFCTNLNAVRIVSELEQEIGIPVYDTIATAVWKSLQLAGYDTSRLASWGRLFSEFV, from the coding sequence ATGACAAAGAATCGCACTTTGCTTGGCATGTTGACCCCGTCGTCCAACACATGGCTCGAACCGCTGACAAGCGCGATGCTTGCAAGCTTGCCGGATGTTACGGCTCACTTCGCGCGCTTCCCCGTCTCAGAGATTTCGCTTAGCGATCATTCCCTCGGACAGTTCGACGAGTCGGCGATCACTCATGCTGCGCAGATGCTAGCTGACGCGAGAGTCGACGTAATTGCGTGGAACGGTACATCCGCAGGATGGCTCGGCTTTGAAACCGACGAGCGCCTGTGTCGTCGGATTACCGAGATTACTGGTATTCCAGCAACCACATCGGTGCTGGCACTCAACGAGATCTTAAGGAAGACCAATGTACGCGAACTCGGTCTGGTGACGCCGTATGTCGATGGCGTACAAAAGAAAATCGTCGACAACTATCATCGTACCGGCGTCACTTTTGTGAACGATCGGCATCTGAATCTGCAGGTAAACTTCTCCTTTGCCGAAGTCCCGATCGACACAATTCGCACAATGGTCCGCGAAGTCGCGACGTCGCGGCCCGGCGCTATTTCAATATTCTGCACCAACCTGAACGCCGTTCGCATCGTATCCGAACTTGAACAGGAAATCGGGATTCCTGTCTACGACACGATCGCGACCGCCGTGTGGAAGTCCTTGCAGCTCGCCGGATATGACACGTCGCGCTTGGCAAGCTGGGGGCGTTTGTTCAGCGAATTTGTTTAA
- a CDS encoding amidohydrolase family protein, producing MSGLRGERARLGHVDVRVRAGRIEEIGPQLVARENERVIDASSCVVYPGWVNTHHHLFQNLLKAVPAGINADLQEWLAAVPYPRLARFTPDLARIAARLGLAELLLSGVTTCADHHYLYHAKGTTETGDLLFEEAAAFGMRFVLCRGGALQAAGDHPGFANSVLQPESLDQMLGDIERLKSRYHDARPDSMRRVVVAPTTPTFSLPPALLPEIARAARSMGLRLHTHLSETRRYVDFCREKFDMLPVEFVAEHEWLGPDVWFAHLVHLEPGEIAMLAETGSGCSHCPVSNARLGSGIALAPQMAAAGVPMSLGVDGVASNESGSMTNEAHFAWLLHRASQGASATTVEETIHWGTAGGASVLGLDAVGTLEVGNAADLVLYDVDALRFNGFHDLAIAPVAAGEPTTVRYSVVGGRVVVDDGEIPGMDLGELRRDARKAVQLLLV from the coding sequence ATGAGCGGCCTGCGCGGCGAACGCGCCCGGCTCGGTCACGTCGACGTGCGCGTTCGCGCGGGACGGATCGAGGAAATCGGTCCGCAACTCGTGGCGAGAGAAAATGAAAGAGTCATCGACGCCAGTTCCTGCGTCGTCTATCCGGGGTGGGTCAACACGCATCATCACCTGTTCCAGAACTTGCTGAAGGCGGTCCCCGCCGGTATAAACGCCGATCTTCAGGAATGGCTGGCTGCGGTGCCGTACCCTCGGCTCGCGCGCTTTACACCGGACCTCGCTCGCATCGCCGCCCGGCTGGGGCTGGCGGAACTCCTGCTTTCGGGTGTGACCACCTGCGCCGATCATCATTATCTTTACCACGCAAAAGGCACGACAGAAACCGGCGACCTTCTGTTCGAGGAAGCGGCTGCATTCGGCATGCGTTTCGTGCTGTGCCGCGGTGGAGCACTTCAGGCGGCGGGGGACCATCCGGGGTTTGCGAACAGCGTGTTGCAGCCTGAGTCACTTGACCAAATGCTCGGCGACATCGAGCGCCTGAAGTCCCGCTATCACGATGCCCGCCCCGACTCCATGCGCCGGGTCGTGGTCGCGCCCACCACGCCGACCTTTTCGTTGCCGCCCGCGCTGTTGCCGGAAATCGCACGCGCAGCGCGCAGCATGGGCTTGCGTCTGCATACGCATCTGTCCGAGACGCGTCGCTACGTCGACTTCTGCCGGGAGAAATTCGACATGCTGCCCGTTGAGTTTGTCGCCGAGCATGAATGGCTTGGCCCAGATGTATGGTTCGCCCATTTGGTTCATCTGGAACCCGGCGAGATCGCCATGCTCGCGGAAACGGGGTCCGGTTGCTCGCATTGCCCGGTCAGCAATGCGCGGCTTGGCAGCGGTATTGCGCTCGCGCCGCAGATGGCGGCAGCAGGCGTGCCCATGTCACTGGGCGTGGACGGCGTGGCCTCGAACGAGTCGGGGAGCATGACCAACGAAGCGCATTTTGCGTGGCTGTTGCATCGCGCGTCGCAGGGGGCTTCTGCTACAACCGTCGAAGAAACGATTCATTGGGGGACTGCTGGCGGCGCAAGCGTCCTCGGTCTTGACGCGGTAGGCACGCTCGAAGTCGGCAATGCGGCCGACTTGGTGCTGTACGATGTCGACGCACTGCGTTTCAACGGTTTCCACGATTTAGCGATCGCACCGGTTGCGGCGGGCGAACCAACGACCGTTCGATACAGCGTCGTGGGCGGCCGTGTTGTCGTCGACGACGGTGAGATCCCCGGTATGGATCTCGGAGAGCTTCGGCGGGACGCACGGAAAGCGGTGCAGCTCTTGCTTGTCTGA
- a CDS encoding nucleobase:cation symporter-2 family protein, translated as MNTAPHPVDQRLPKRQVITLGLQHMLVAYIGAIAVPLIVASALKMSSADTTILISTALFCSGISTLLQTIGFWKFGVRLPILQGVAFSSVGPVIAIGSNPNVGFAGVCGAVIGAGLFTLFAAPLIGRLRRFFPPVVTGCIVTVIGLQLFPVAYEWAAGGRQNPQFGASPFLLVALFVALVILAVNRFGSPFLRNLSVLIGLIAGGIVACLLGMGNYSGVRSSPWFTIPYPFHFGTPVFAVVPVLTMIVVMVVQMVESMGLFIAIGGIVDKQVTEEDVVRGLRANGLASAIAGMFAAFPFIAFMENVGLVILTGVRSRWVVATSGALMCIVALVPKIGAVVAATPAAALGGAGIAMFGVVVAAGVQTLSKVDFESNRYNVLIVGFTIATALIPVMAPEVFKQMPEWTQPFLHSGVVLACLVSVALNALLNGAHDEVVAETHQLVRE; from the coding sequence ATGAACACCGCCCCACACCCTGTCGATCAGCGCCTGCCGAAGCGCCAGGTAATTACGCTCGGACTGCAGCACATGCTGGTTGCTTATATCGGCGCGATTGCCGTGCCGCTCATCGTCGCGTCGGCGCTCAAGATGTCGTCCGCCGACACGACCATCCTGATCAGCACCGCGCTTTTTTGCTCGGGTATCTCGACCCTGCTTCAGACCATTGGCTTCTGGAAATTCGGCGTGCGCTTGCCAATCCTGCAAGGCGTTGCGTTCAGCAGTGTCGGACCGGTGATCGCCATTGGCTCGAATCCGAATGTCGGCTTCGCGGGCGTGTGCGGCGCCGTGATCGGGGCGGGTTTGTTCACGCTGTTCGCCGCCCCCCTGATCGGCCGGCTGCGACGCTTCTTTCCTCCAGTCGTGACCGGTTGCATCGTGACAGTGATCGGCTTGCAGTTGTTTCCGGTGGCTTACGAGTGGGCAGCGGGCGGACGGCAGAACCCCCAATTCGGCGCATCGCCATTCCTGCTGGTCGCGCTGTTCGTCGCCCTCGTGATACTCGCGGTCAATCGCTTCGGCTCGCCGTTCCTGCGCAACCTGTCAGTGTTGATCGGGCTCATTGCCGGCGGGATTGTCGCGTGTCTGCTCGGAATGGGGAATTACAGCGGTGTCAGGAGCTCGCCGTGGTTCACCATCCCTTATCCGTTCCACTTCGGCACACCGGTATTCGCCGTCGTGCCGGTGCTGACCATGATCGTTGTCATGGTGGTGCAGATGGTCGAGTCAATGGGACTCTTCATCGCGATCGGCGGGATTGTCGACAAGCAGGTCACCGAGGAAGACGTCGTGCGCGGCCTGCGCGCTAACGGGCTTGCCAGCGCCATTGCAGGCATGTTCGCGGCGTTTCCGTTTATCGCGTTCATGGAGAACGTCGGGCTCGTGATCCTCACGGGCGTGCGAAGCCGCTGGGTGGTTGCCACCAGCGGAGCGCTGATGTGCATCGTGGCCCTGGTGCCGAAGATTGGCGCGGTCGTCGCAGCAACGCCTGCCGCCGCGCTCGGCGGAGCGGGGATCGCCATGTTCGGCGTGGTCGTGGCAGCGGGCGTGCAGACGCTCTCGAAGGTCGACTTCGAAAGCAATCGATACAACGTGCTGATCGTGGGCTTCACGATCGCGACAGCGCTGATTCCCGTGATGGCACCCGAGGTATTCAAGCAGATGCCCGAGTGGACCCAGCCGTTCCTGCATAGCGGCGTCGTGCTCGCCTGTCTCGTCTCCGTGGCGCTCAATGCATTGCTTAACGGCGCGCACGACGAGGTCGTGGCCGAGACACATCAACTGGTCCGGGAATAA
- a CDS encoding CobW family GTP-binding protein, producing the protein MNTIHMTHHEAEKIPVTILAGFLGAGKTTLLNYILRENHGRKIAVIENEFGEIGIDGGLVLESTEEIYEMTNGCVCCVGAVREDLVRIVRTLIDRPERLDHIIVETSGLADPYPVAQTFFLDDPIAKQVTLDAVVTMVDAKHIAAHLDDILLDGSDNQAVDQIVCADRIVINKVDLVSEQEVATLTTRIRALNATADIVPSSYALIDLGKILGVGASEFSQQLVETGGLSGHEHEDHDHHEHANEHEHEHEHDASVSSVGIEVSAEVDLDALQDWLAQLRVSDASKLFRMKGILAVQGQPCRYVLQGVHNVIELRAAQAWGCEPRTSRVVFIGRDLDRAELTDRFHACLGAPITA; encoded by the coding sequence ATGAACACCATCCACATGACCCATCACGAAGCCGAGAAAATTCCGGTCACCATTTTGGCCGGCTTCCTTGGCGCGGGCAAAACAACACTGTTGAACTACATCCTGCGCGAAAACCACGGCCGCAAGATTGCCGTGATCGAAAACGAGTTCGGCGAAATAGGTATCGACGGCGGTCTCGTGCTTGAATCGACCGAAGAAATCTACGAGATGACGAACGGCTGTGTCTGCTGTGTCGGCGCGGTGCGCGAGGATCTGGTGCGCATCGTCCGCACACTGATCGACAGGCCCGAGCGGCTCGATCACATCATTGTGGAGACGAGCGGTCTTGCCGATCCGTATCCGGTCGCGCAAACCTTCTTCCTCGACGATCCAATCGCTAAACAGGTCACACTCGACGCAGTCGTGACGATGGTTGACGCGAAGCATATAGCGGCACATCTGGACGACATCCTCCTCGACGGTTCTGACAATCAGGCAGTAGACCAGATCGTATGCGCGGATCGCATTGTGATCAACAAGGTAGACCTCGTGAGCGAGCAGGAAGTGGCCACCCTGACCACACGGATTCGCGCATTGAACGCCACCGCCGACATTGTCCCGTCGAGCTACGCACTGATCGACCTGGGAAAGATCCTTGGCGTCGGCGCCTCCGAGTTCTCACAGCAACTGGTCGAAACGGGCGGACTTTCCGGGCATGAGCATGAGGATCACGATCACCACGAACACGCAAATGAGCACGAACACGAACACGAACACGACGCCAGTGTCTCGTCGGTAGGTATCGAGGTATCCGCCGAGGTCGACCTCGACGCATTGCAGGACTGGCTCGCCCAACTACGCGTATCGGATGCGAGCAAGCTGTTTCGCATGAAGGGCATTCTTGCCGTACAAGGGCAACCCTGCCGCTACGTGCTGCAAGGCGTGCACAACGTGATCGAGCTGCGCGCGGCGCAGGCTTGGGGTTGCGAGCCTCGGACTAGCCGCGTTGTTTTTATCGGCCGCGATCTCGATCGTGCCGAGCTGACCGACCGCTTCCATGCCTGTCTCGGCGCACCTATAACGGCCTGA
- a CDS encoding UbiX family flavin prenyltransferase: protein MVVGISGASGFIYGVRLLELLRGLDVETHLIVSRAALLTMTHETHYKLADVSALATTTHRCDDLAASIASGSFRTMGMIVAPCSMKTLAEIANGMSLGLISRAADVTLKERRPLVLLARETPLTLAHLRNMTAVTEMGAIVAPPVPAFYARPQSLGQMIDHTLGRVLDLFGLETGTVTRWREAVEEPLSA, encoded by the coding sequence ATGGTGGTCGGCATCAGCGGTGCATCAGGATTCATCTATGGCGTGCGCTTGCTTGAATTACTGCGAGGACTGGATGTGGAAACGCACCTGATAGTTTCGCGCGCGGCCCTTCTTACGATGACGCACGAGACCCATTACAAACTCGCCGACGTCAGCGCGCTCGCTACCACGACACATCGCTGCGACGACCTTGCAGCCAGTATCGCAAGCGGCTCGTTCCGCACGATGGGGATGATTGTCGCCCCCTGCTCGATGAAGACGCTCGCCGAAATTGCTAACGGCATGTCGCTCGGCCTGATTTCAAGAGCAGCCGACGTGACGCTTAAAGAACGCCGCCCGCTTGTCCTGCTCGCGCGCGAGACACCGCTCACGCTGGCGCATCTGCGCAACATGACCGCCGTCACCGAGATGGGCGCCATCGTGGCCCCCCCCGTTCCCGCGTTCTATGCCCGGCCGCAATCGCTCGGACAAATGATAGATCACACGCTCGGCCGGGTGCTCGACTTGTTCGGGCTCGAGACAGGCACCGTTACGCGCTGGCGGGAGGCCGTCGAAGAACCGCTTTCCGCATGA
- a CDS encoding UbiD family decarboxylase yields MADARLHELAGTQDFHAFVSTYRDLFPDDVLTIRHPLSADQDVTALVAELAARGRHEMLVCEQVDGLDTPLVTNVFASRRRIARLFDVEPPHLFEAYQSRANAPLAPRFVANGPVLDQVTEGDAVNLDHLPMIRHFDTDRGPYITNAVIVAEDPVTGIANLSYHRSMCHARNALATSLHSRGHLWRMLQSAQQRGDVLRVAMVIGAHPLFMLAASARVPFGTDERLIAGGLFNAPLELVRTPRYGIGAPAAAEFVLEGTIDPAERAEEGPFGEFSGYSSDRSTNNVLRIDTMMRRRDAWLVDVVGGPYAEHLTLARLPREAEMSEKLKARFPSVTALHYPNSGTHFHCYVALNQSRDGEARQIMLALLGWDPYLKNVIAVDSDIDISDDSQVLWAVATHFQPHRDLFVIDGLPGSPLDPSSSASGTTSRMGIDATRGSAFEGIRARIGERAIDQARSLLAGLERGVPA; encoded by the coding sequence ATGGCCGATGCACGCTTGCACGAACTCGCGGGAACGCAGGACTTTCACGCATTCGTGTCCACCTATCGCGACCTCTTTCCCGATGACGTGCTGACGATCAGGCACCCGTTGTCCGCCGATCAGGATGTGACTGCGCTGGTCGCGGAACTGGCGGCGCGAGGCCGGCATGAGATGCTGGTCTGCGAGCAGGTCGATGGTCTGGACACACCGCTCGTCACTAACGTCTTTGCGTCCCGCAGACGCATTGCGCGGCTGTTCGATGTCGAACCGCCGCACTTGTTTGAAGCCTATCAAAGCCGTGCGAATGCGCCGCTTGCGCCGCGTTTCGTAGCGAACGGTCCAGTGCTCGATCAGGTCACCGAAGGCGATGCAGTCAACCTCGATCACCTGCCAATGATCCGGCATTTCGATACCGACCGCGGCCCTTACATTACCAACGCGGTGATCGTCGCCGAAGATCCGGTGACGGGCATCGCCAACCTCAGCTACCACCGTTCCATGTGCCACGCGCGCAATGCACTCGCCACCAGCCTGCACTCACGCGGACACCTTTGGCGGATGCTACAAAGCGCGCAGCAACGCGGCGACGTGCTCCGCGTTGCAATGGTGATCGGCGCTCATCCGCTCTTCATGCTCGCAGCTTCCGCGCGGGTACCGTTCGGGACGGACGAGCGTTTGATTGCCGGTGGCCTGTTCAACGCGCCGCTTGAACTCGTGCGCACGCCGCGTTACGGCATAGGCGCACCCGCTGCTGCGGAGTTCGTGCTCGAAGGCACGATCGATCCAGCCGAGCGCGCTGAAGAAGGTCCGTTCGGGGAGTTCTCCGGTTATTCGTCGGATCGCTCGACCAACAATGTGCTGCGCATCGACACCATGATGCGCCGTCGCGATGCATGGCTCGTCGACGTGGTCGGTGGTCCGTATGCCGAGCACCTGACGCTCGCGCGTTTGCCGCGCGAGGCGGAAATGAGCGAGAAGTTGAAGGCGCGTTTTCCCTCCGTGACCGCGCTTCATTACCCGAACTCCGGCACGCACTTCCATTGTTATGTCGCACTGAACCAGTCGCGCGACGGTGAAGCGCGCCAGATCATGCTCGCGTTGCTCGGCTGGGACCCTTATCTGAAGAATGTGATCGCGGTGGACAGCGACATCGACATCAGCGACGACTCACAAGTGTTATGGGCGGTCGCTACGCATTTCCAGCCGCATCGCGACCTGTTCGTGATCGACGGCTTGCCGGGCAGTCCGCTCGATCCTTCGTCTTCGGCGTCAGGCACGACCTCGCGCATGGGTATCGATGCGACTCGCGGCTCCGCATTCGAGGGCATTCGCGCGCGCATCGGCGAACGTGCGATCGATCAAGCGCGTTCTCTGCTTGCTGGTCTCGAGCGCGGAGTGCCGGCATGA
- a CDS encoding amidohydrolase family protein: MIIDTHLHPTNLVDEAWRHTGEPFTGERLLKMMDGPYMINGKPRRIDMGFIQPPPGNTGYRDGNRRGREGIRDYMAYIAELTQKYPDRFIGNFTYNPRWGPENGAAELEFHVKEYGFKMLKLHANMHGYRPDRALDWLRPAMKKCAELGVVVLIHTGDGPYTIPTQFYPIIREFPMVNFIIGHFGIQTGGNYSFESFWMAMDTPNVYCESGWCYQSRIVEFAKELPRNKIVFGTDSPPNEPGMWLRELEMLCSPAPQGMDLDEDGLEDYMGNNIARLVGIEPSKPPKDLAEAEKRLKASYV, translated from the coding sequence ATGATCATCGATACCCATCTGCACCCGACCAATCTCGTCGACGAAGCCTGGCGCCATACCGGCGAGCCGTTCACCGGCGAGCGCCTGCTCAAGATGATGGACGGCCCGTACATGATCAACGGCAAGCCGCGCCGTATCGACATGGGGTTCATCCAGCCGCCGCCCGGCAACACGGGTTATCGCGACGGTAACCGGCGTGGCCGCGAGGGCATTCGCGACTACATGGCGTACATCGCCGAACTGACGCAGAAATACCCCGACAGGTTTATCGGCAACTTCACCTACAACCCGCGCTGGGGCCCGGAAAACGGCGCGGCCGAACTCGAGTTCCATGTGAAGGAGTACGGCTTCAAGATGCTGAAGCTGCACGCCAACATGCATGGCTACCGGCCTGATCGCGCGCTCGACTGGTTGCGTCCCGCGATGAAGAAATGCGCGGAACTGGGCGTGGTCGTGTTGATTCATACAGGCGACGGGCCGTACACCATCCCGACGCAGTTCTATCCGATCATCCGCGAATTTCCGATGGTGAATTTCATCATCGGTCACTTCGGGATCCAGACCGGCGGCAACTATTCGTTCGAATCCTTCTGGATGGCAATGGATACGCCGAACGTGTATTGCGAGTCGGGCTGGTGCTATCAGTCGCGCATTGTTGAGTTCGCGAAAGAGTTGCCGCGCAACAAGATCGTGTTCGGCACGGACTCGCCGCCGAACGAGCCGGGCATGTGGTTGCGTGAACTGGAAATGCTGTGTTCGCCGGCGCCGCAAGGCATGGACCTGGACGAGGACGGACTCGAAGACTACATGGGCAACAACATCGCGAGGCTGGTCGGCATCGAGCCGAGCAAACCGCCGAAGGATCTGGCCGAGGCTGAGAAGCGCCTCAAGGCGAGCTATGTGTAG
- a CDS encoding amidohydrolase family protein produces the protein MIIDTSCYPTNLVDLAWRHDGEPFTGERLLKTLDGPYIINGKPRRIDKAFIQPPQGNTIYTWTDGERSGRESIDDYMAYTVELTQRYPDRLIGCFVYNPRCGPENGAKAIEFYAKEHGFKMVQLQANMHAYRPDRALDWLRPALRKCAELGLIVKLHTGDGPYSIPTEWYPLIREFPSVNFIMAHFGVQTGGVYCFEPFQMAMDTPNVYCESSWCLQSRIVEFAKVLPTHKILYGSDTPPNEPGMWLRLLEVLCHEPPQGLNLDEDTLEDYLGNNLARMIGLEPSPPPRSVEQAHDYLNQFAGARA, from the coding sequence ATGATCATCGACACAAGCTGTTACCCGACCAACCTGGTCGACCTCGCCTGGCGCCACGACGGCGAACCGTTCACGGGCGAACGCCTCCTCAAGACGCTCGACGGGCCGTACATCATCAACGGCAAACCGCGCCGCATCGACAAGGCTTTTATCCAGCCGCCCCAGGGCAACACAATCTATACGTGGACCGACGGCGAGCGCTCAGGCCGCGAGTCGATCGACGACTACATGGCCTACACCGTCGAGCTGACACAACGTTACCCCGACCGCCTGATAGGTTGCTTTGTCTACAACCCGCGCTGCGGTCCGGAGAACGGGGCCAAGGCGATTGAGTTCTACGCGAAGGAACACGGTTTCAAGATGGTTCAGTTGCAGGCCAACATGCACGCCTACCGACCGGACCGCGCACTCGACTGGTTAAGGCCGGCACTGCGCAAATGCGCGGAGCTGGGGCTCATCGTCAAGCTTCATACCGGCGATGGTCCATACAGCATTCCGACCGAGTGGTATCCGCTGATCCGGGAATTTCCGTCGGTGAATTTCATCATGGCGCACTTCGGCGTGCAGACCGGTGGCGTGTATTGCTTCGAGCCATTCCAGATGGCCATGGATACCCCCAACGTCTATTGCGAATCGAGCTGGTGCCTGCAATCGCGCATTGTCGAATTTGCGAAGGTGCTGCCCACGCACAAGATCCTGTACGGCTCCGACACGCCGCCGAACGAACCGGGCATGTGGCTGCGCCTGCTCGAAGTCCTGTGCCACGAGCCACCGCAAGGTCTGAATCTTGATGAGGACACGCTCGAGGATTATCTCGGCAACAACCTCGCGCGAATGATCGGCCTCGAACCGAGTCCGCCGCCGCGCAGTGTGGAGCAAGCACACGACTATCTGAACCAGTTTGCCGGAGCCCGCGCATGA